The following coding sequences are from one Lolium rigidum isolate FL_2022 chromosome 6, APGP_CSIRO_Lrig_0.1, whole genome shotgun sequence window:
- the LOC124664837 gene encoding DNA polymerase epsilon subunit 4-like, whose translation MPTAAADEHAEAMEQVGGEERAEADAEAPAEEGAAASDEAHIEATEQVEEEAQSDMEEVQAEAEEEVQAGAAEAEVLSTVLPLGRVKKIMRLDRDIKKVTGEASLLIAAATELFLGSLAAGAHTAATQRGRRGLRAADVRAAARAHRPTADFLLDCLSTAEEAPRAARSGSDAAAPAAAPKPLPRGTRRIDGFFQKVT comes from the coding sequence ATgcctaccgccgccgccgacgagcacGCCGAGGCGATGGAGCAAGTTGGAGGGGAGGAGCGGGCGGAGGCCGACGCGGAGGCCCCAGCGGAAGAGGGGGCAGCGGCCAGCGATGAAGCGCACATAGAGGCAACGGAGCAAGTTGAAGAGGAGGCCCAATCGGACATGGAGGAGGTCCaagcggaggcagaggaggaggtccaggcgggggcggcggaggcggaagtGCTGAGCACGGTGCTCCCGCTGGGGAGGGTGAAGAAGATCATGCGGCTCGACCGCGACATCAAGAAGGTGACCGGCGAGGCGTCGCTGCTCATCGCCGCGGCCACCGAGCTCTTCCTCGGctccctcgccgccggcgcccaCACGGCCGCCACCCAGCGTGGCCGGCGGGGGTTGCGCGCCGCGGACGTCCGGGCCGCCGCCCGCGCGCACCGCCCCACTGCCGACTTCCTCCTCGACTGCCTCTCCACCGCCGAGGAGGCGCCTCGCGCCGCCCGCTCCGGATCTGATGCCGCCGCCCCAGCAGCAGCACCCAAGCCGCTGCCGCGTGGGACCCGCCGCATCGACGGATTCTTCCAGAAGGTCACTTAG